The genomic region CGGCATTCCAGGGATGGCAGCGCAACAGGCGCCTTGCTGCCAGCCAGCTGCCTTTCACGGCACCGTGCACCGTGATCGCCTCAAGGGCATAGGCCGAACAGCTGGGGAAAAAACGGCATACCTGGCCGTACAGCGGCGAGACCACCTTGCGGTAGGCCATCAGCAGCAGGATGAGGATGTTGCGGGGCAGGTTCCAGACCACCTTACCCAACCGGCGCGGCGCCGATCCGAGACTCGCAACGCTTAGGTGGGGGACGACGGCGGCAGTTGAGTTACGCACGCGGGGTCCCTTCCTGTGTTGTCTCGTAAGAACCTGATGAAGCAGCCTTCGGAAGGCGGGTGCCCAGCCGTTTCATG from Arthrobacter sp. NicSoilB8 harbors:
- the yidD gene encoding membrane protein insertion efficiency factor YidD → MGKVVWNLPRNILILLLMAYRKVVSPLYGQVCRFFPSCSAYALEAITVHGAVKGSWLAARRLLRCHPWNAGGVDHVPAGHREWPADRTPTIVVLNNPDKYLAAQTDGEGRSAA